A stretch of DNA from Halopiger xanaduensis SH-6:
CCAAAGTGGAATGCGGGAAACAGTATAGTATCCGGAGCGAGTACCAGTCCTATGCGCGAGCTGGACGAAACGGATATGGAGATTCTGTCGCTGTTGGCCGAGAACGCCCGCCGACCGTTCAGCGAGATCGGCGAGCAGGTCGGATTGTCGGGGCCGGCGGTCTCGGACCGCGTCGAACGGCTCCAAGAGGCCGGTATCATCAACAACTTCACGATCGACGTCAACCGGTCGCAGCTCCGTGCCGGCGTTCCCGTCCTGATCCAGGTGGAACTACCGGTCGACTCGCTCGAGCCGGCCCGGGAACGCGTCGGTGACGCCGACGGCGTCGAACACGTGTTCGTGACGGCGGAGGGCGACCTCTGGTTCTACGCGCGTATCGAGGCGCAGAACGTCCGGACGTGGCTCGAGACGCTGCTGGACGACGTGACGGTGTCCGACTACGCGGTGACGCTGGTCGACCGCGTCGAGTGGACCCCGTCGATCGACGGCGTCGAGTTCGCGCTCTCCTGTGCGGAGTGCGGGAACACGGTCGACAGCGAGGGGGAGACGTCGCGGATCGACGGCGAGGTGTACCACTTCTGCTGCCCGTCCTGTCTCTCTCGCTTCGAGGATCGGTACCAGCGATTAGAAGAAGGCGCGTAACTTTGACTTTGGGTTCGAAAGTTGACCGGCTTCCGTAGCCGGCATATCGAAGGAGAAAACCGCCTAAAGCTGGGGTCCGTACTACGATATAAGATACAGTATGGCCACCCGAACTACCCACCTCGATATCACGGGCATGTCCTGCGCCAACTGCTCGGCGACGATTCAGGACACCCTCGAGTCCCTCGACGGCGTTTCGGAGGCGAACGCCAACTACGCCACCGACGAGGGCTCGGTTACGTACGACCCTGACGAGGTATCGCTCGTGGCGCTCTACGACGCGATCGACGACGCCGGCTACGGCGCCGTCTCCGAGACGGCGACGATCGCCATCGCCGACATGTCGTGTGCGAACTGCGCGGAGACCAACGAGGCCGCCCTCGAGAGCACGCCCGGCGTCGTCGACGCGGAGGTCAACTACGCGACCGACGAGGCGCAGGTCACCTACAATCCCGCCGATGCCTCGCTCGCCGACCTCTACGACGCCATCGAGGACGCCGGCTACTCGCCGGTCCGCGAGGACGACAGCGACGAGGAGTCAGGACGGGACGCGCGCGACGCGGCCCGGCAGGACGAAATTCGGAAACAACTCCGGTTGACGCTGTTCGGGGCAGTGCTGTCGGCCCCGTTCCTGTTCTTCCTGGCCGATCGGTTCCTGTTGGCGGGGAGCTACGTCCCCGGACAGGTCTTCGGCCTCGAGTTCGGCTGGCTCGAATTCGCACTCGCGGCGCCCGTCCAGGCCGTACTGGGCTGGCAGTTCTACAGGAACTCCTACAAGGCGCTCGTGAAGAACAAGCGGGCCAACATGGATGTGCTCATCGCGCTGGGCTCGTCCACGGCGTTCGTCTACAGCGTCGCCGTTCTGCTCGACCTCATCGCCGGCGACGTGTACTTCGACACGGCCGCGTTCATCCTCGTGTTCATCACGCTGGGGAACTACCTCGAGGCCCGCTCGAAAGGCCGGGCCGGCGAGGCCCTCCGGAAGCTCCTCGAGATGGAAGCCGAGACGGCGACGATCGTCCGCGAGGACGGGTCCGAGGAGGAGGTTCCGCTCGAGGACGTCGAGGTCGGCGACCGGATGAAGGTCCGGCCGGGCGAGAAGATTCCCACCGACGGCGTCGTGGTCGACGGCCAGTCGGCGGTCGACGAGTCGATGGTCACCGGGGAGTCCGTCCCCGTCGAAAAGGAGGAAGGCGACGAAGTAGTCGGCTCGACCATCAACGAGAACGGCGTGCTCGTCGTGGAGGCGACGAAAGTCGGTTCGGACACGGCGCTCCAGCAGATCGTCCAGACGGTCAAGGACGCCCAGTCGCGCCAGCCGGAGATCCAGAACCTCGCGGATCGCATCTCGGCGTACTTCGTGCCGGCGGTCATCGCGAACGCCCTGTTCTGGGGGACCGTCTGGTTCCTGTTCCCCGAGGCGCTGGCCGGATTCGTCGACTGGCTCCCGGTGTGGGGCCAGGTCGCCGGCGGCCCCGCGCCGGCCGGCGGTGGCGTGTCGGTCTTCGAGTTCGCGGTCGTCGTCTTCGCGTCGGCCGTGCTGATCGCCTGTCCCTGCGCGCTCGGGCTCGCGACGCCCGCCGCGACGATGGTCGGGACGACCCTCGGCGCGCAGAACGGCGTGCTGTTCAAGGGCGGCGACGTCCTCGAGCGCGCGAAGGACGTCGACACCGTCGTCTTCGACAAGACGGGGACGCTCACCGAGGGCGAGATGGAACTCACCGACGTGGTCGTCATCGGCGAGGACGGGACTCCGCTGTCGGACGGCGGCGAAGCGGCGCCGGACGGCGGCCAACTCGCCGCGCAGCCCCAGCGCTCGGAGGACGACGTTCTCCGACTCGCCGCGTCGGCCGAGAGCGGGAGCGAACACCCGCTCGCCCGGGCGATCGTCGAGGGGGCCGAGGAACGCGGCCTCGACGTTAGCGATCCCGACGCCTTCGAGAACGTCCCCGGCCACGGCGTCCGGGCGACGGTCGACGGCGGCGAGGTGCTGGTCGGGAACCGGAAACTCCTGCGGGACGAGGGGATCGATCCCGAACCGGCCGCCGAAACGATGGAGCGCCTCGAGAAGGAGGGCAAGACGGCGATGCTCGTCGCCTACGAAGGCGAACTCGTCGGCGTCGTCGCCGACGCTGACACGGTGAAGGAAACGGCGGACGACGCCGTCGCGGCCCTCCGCGAGCGCGGCGTCGACGTAATGATGATCACGGGCGACAACGAGCGGACCGCCCGCGCGGTCGCCGAACGCGTCGGTATCGACCCCGAGAACGTGCGCGCCGAGGTCCTGCCCGAGGACAAGTCCGACGCGGTCGACCGCATCCAGGACGAGGGCCGACAGGCGATGATGGTCGGGGACGGCGTCAACGACGCCCCCGCGCTGGCCGTCGCCCACGTCGGAACGGCGATCGGATCCGGGACGGACGTCGCCATCGAAGCGGCCGACGTGACGCTGATGCGCGACGATCCGCTGGACGTGGTGAAAGCGATCCGCATCTCGGACGCCACGCTGCAGAAGATCAAGCAGAACCTCGTGTGGGCGCTGGGCTACAACACGGCGATGATCCCGCTCGCGTCGCTCGGCCTCCTGCAGCCGGTACTCGCCGCGGCCGCGATGGCGTTCTCGAGCGTCTCGGTGCTGACCAACAGCATGCTGTTCCGCCGGTACGATCCGGACCGGGACTACGAACTGCTCGGCCGGTTCCGCTGATCGGAACCGCCGGCACGAGTCCGATACTCTCATTTCTGTCTATTCTGTATAAGTGATATATGGGTGTTGAATCTCCGTAGGCGCGGCTCGACTTTGCAAGCAGTCCCCTCACGACGACTGGCCCCGAAGCATTCGACTAAATGGATTATCTATTCGGCGGCCAGAAGCGACAGAACGAGCTCGCTGACGACGAAAAACGCATTTCTACAGTAGTCGATTCACAATGGTAGATTCAAATACAACAAACCGAGATCGGTCTCGTTACCAGCGGGGTGAGGACCGTGGCCAATCAGTATCATCAATAGTCGTAGCTGTTTCTGAAATGGATAGCGACCAAATTGATAACGTGAGTGATGTAGTTGCGGAGGTCGCCGGTCCTGCTCACGCAACTGTCCATCTCGTCTGTCCCTTTTCGGCCGACGAGTTCGAGACGACGATTACTCGACTCGAGTACGACGCCGAATCGCCGCCGGAGCCGGACGAACTCGCAAAGCGGTCGCAGTCGGTTCGGGACGTGGCGACCGAATTACGCGATCCGGCTCGAAACTACGGGATGCCGATTACCGTTCACGGTCGGATCTCCGATGATATCGGCGAAGCGATCGTCGATATCGCGACCGAGGTTACCGCCGATCGCGTCGTTATCTGCGGCGGGAACCGGTCGCCGACGAGGAAGGCCATATTCGGGAGTACGTCGCAGTATGCGCTCCTCAATTCGCCGTGTCCGGTTACGTTCGTCCGCGACGACTGAAGAATTCGCCGCCGCCATCTTGATTCGGCGCACTTCCCGGACCGACGGCCATCCGGGTACTCGTGCAACAAATCGTGAAAATTATCTTTCTCGCGGTAGCGACCACGGGTATGGACGTCTACGGTATCATCGGCAATCCCGTCGAGCACTCACTGTCGCCGCCAATGCACGAAGCCGCCTTCCGCGAGCGCGGCATCGACGCCAAGTACGTCACCTTCGAGGCCGATCCCGATCGGATCGAGGAGGCGTTTCGCGGCGCCGAGGCGCTCGGAATCGACGGCCTGACCGTCACGCTGCCGTTCAAACACGACGCATTCGAGTTCGCCGACCCGGACGTGCAAATCGAGCGGGTCGGTGCGGTCAACACGATCGACTTCACCGAGTCCGGGCCCGTGGGGTTCAACACCGACATGACCGGGACGCTTCGCGCCTTCGAGCACCACGACGTCGACCTCGAGGGGGCTCGAGCGGTCGTCGTCGGCGCCGGCGGGGCCGCCCGGGCGCTCGCCTTCGGCTTCGAGGAAGCGGGCGCGGACGTCCAGATTGCTAACCGCACGGAGTCCAAGGCACACGACCTCGCCGACGAGGTTCCGGACGCGACCGGTCACGGACTCGACGAACTCCCCGGCCTGATGGCCGACGCCGACGTCGTCGCCAACGCGACCAGCGTCGGGCTGGAGTCGGACGAGTCGGTCGCCCCGGCCGACGCCTGGCATGGGGACCTCGTGGCCTTCGATGCAGTGTACAAGCCGCTCGAGACGCGGTTCCTGCAGGACGCGGCGGCCGCCGGTGCGCAGACGATCGACGGCGCCTGGATGCTGCTGTTCCAGGGCGTCGACGCCTTCGAGATCTGGACCGGCGAGGACGCGCCGCTCGAGGCGATGAACGAGGCGCTCCGAGATCGGTTGGACGACGACTCTCAGCAGTAGTGAGGCGGAACCTGGCTCGGGATTGCTACGTCGGTGCACATCACAGCTACGGACGAGCGTGCCGAGAAGTTCACCGATACGCTCGAGTGATCCCCCAGAACAGTGCCGCTGCGACGCAGACGAACGAGGCGACGGTGGCGAAGAAGAGCAGTCTCGGGACGATCGGCCACACCAAGATCGCGATGACGACCAGCAGAAGGACGATAATGAGATTGAGTCGGTGAACGATCGCATCTTCTGCTGTTGTCTTCATATCTCCAATTTCACCTTCTCAATAATGTATCTTTAACAACAGTGGGGATCACCCATTTCCTGCCGGCGATTTCGTAACTGCTCGATTCGGCGAACCTATCGAGCAGCTACGGAGAAGGTGTTTTCGTCCGCGCCTCAGACGTCGAGGTCCGCCTCGAGAACCCGCTTACCGGCGATCAGGAACCAGCCCTGGCCGTAGAGGTTGATCGCCTGCGGGGCCTCCGGACCGCCGGGCATCGCCGCGTTGCGCTGGACCGCGCCGTCCGGAGTCACGACCGTCTTGGCCGCGCCGATCGCGTCCTCGGCGACCTCGCGGTACTCCTCGTCGAGGAGGCCGCGGTCGACGGCCTCGGTGAAGGCGTAGGCGTACTGGAGGGTCCCCGAGGTCTCTAAGTACATCGTGTCGTCGTCGATGAGGTGGTGCCAGAAGCCGCTCGCGTCCTGGTACTCGGCCATGCTCAGGAGGTGGTCGGTGACGAGCTCCTCGAGGCGGTCGCGCTCGGGGTGGTCCTCGGGCACGTAGTCCAGCGTGTCGAGGACGCCCGTCGCAAGCCAGCCGTTGCCGCGCAGCCAGAGCGAGCCGTCGGGGTAGCTGTTGGGCTGTTCGCGCCAGATGTGTCGGTAGAGGTCGGTGTGCGGGTCGCGGAGGTGTTTATCGTGGACCAGAATCTGGTCGACGGCTTCGTCGATTGCTTCGGGCCTGTCCGCGATCTGGCCGTAGCGAGCCATGAACGGACACATCATGTATATGGCGTCGATCCACAGCTCGATATCGTCCATGTGGTGGGTGATCCCGCCGTCTTCGCTGCGGGGGGCGTCCTCGTGGAGGTACTCGAACTGTCGTCGGCACGCCTCGAGGTAGGACTCGGGCCCGCCGTTCTCGTAGGCCTCCAGCGCGAGCACGGCGACCGCGCCGGCGTCCGGGATCGGTCGGAAGATGCGGTGCTCGTCCCACTCCGGGACGACGTCGATCGAGCCGTAGGCCATCAGGCCGTCGCTCGACTGCGAGCGGACGGCCCAGTCGATGTACCGCTCGGCGATTTCGGTGTGTTCGTCGTCGTCCGTCGCCAGCAGACCCCGAAGTACCATCGGCCGCTCGCCCTGGATGAAATCCTCGAAATCGAGGTCGATCGTGTACTCGGCGACGGTCGGGAGCAGTTCCTCTAGCGGACGTTCTCTAGCCATACGAAGTCATGTGACGGATTATCACTTAAGGTTATAGATGTCGTTTGCATCGCCGTCCGTCGTCTCGTCCACCGGAGTCTTCCCGCGGCGACAGTCGAAGACGTATCGAGACCGGCGGGTGTAATCAGTCCTTGAACGGCAGGCGATGACGCGAACGGTCCGACGACGCTCGCGACAGGTGCTCCGTCGCTGCGGATGCGATCCGCGTCACCATCGCTCGGTAGCGAGGCTAACAACGGCACCGATCGAACGACGAGCCGGCACCCCGGAAGCAACTATCGACGTACCGCGAGCCTACGCCGAGTAACCGACGTTTTCCATCGGTCCGATTACGACGGGATTACTACCGAACGGTCGACGCACCGATCGGCCGTTCGGGTATCGGGAACACCGCAAGAACGAAGGCGACCGGCCTCGAGTCGGTGATACGTCTTTCCACATGGCACCTGATACGACGATCCGCGTCGGCGTCCGCACGCGATCCCTCGCAGAACCGCGACTCCAGTACGTTCGCCAACTCGGCGCGACGGATATCTTCGTCGACCACGCGGACGTCGACGAGGAACCCGACGAGTTCAACGACCGCGATGCAGGGGCGACGCTCGCGGTCGGGCGCGACGCGATCCCTTCCGTCGCGGACCTCGAGGCGGCGAAAGACCGCGTCGAGGCCGCCGGGTTGACCTTGATCGGCATTCAGTCGCTGCCGTACTCGCTGTACGGCGATATCATGTTCGACCGGGAGGGGAAGGAAGACGCCCTCGAGCAGATCACCACGCTCGTTCGAAACCTCGGGGAGGCCGACATCCCCATCCTCGGCTATCAGTGGAACCCGCGGGGCGTGGTGCCGATGCGAACCGGGACGGCCGAACTCCGCGGCGGTGCACGGGGAACCGCGTTCGATTACGACGAAATCGACGATCCCGACGCGCTCGCGCCCGGCCTCGACCGCGAGTACACGGAAGCCGAGTTCTGGGACAACTACGAGGCCTTTCTCGAGACCGTGTTGCCGGTCGCCGAGGAGGCCGGCGTCGAGATGGCGCTACACCCCGTCGATCCGCCGGTCATCGAATCCATGTGCGGCATTCCGCGGCTCTGCCGCAGCGTCGAGAACTTCGAGAAGGCGATGGACCTCGTTCCGAGCGATAACCACAGCCTCAAACTCTGCCTAGGCTGTTTCTCGCAGATGGGCGAGGACGTCACCGACGTGCTCCGGACGTTCGGCGAGCGCGACCAGATCGGCTTCATCCACTTCCGCGATGTCGTCGGAGCCGTTCCCGAATTCCACGAGACGTTCGTCGACGAGGGGAACTTCGACACGACCGACGTCGTCGAGACGCTGGACGAAATCGGCTACGACGGCGTCGTGATTCCGGATCACGTCCCGGCGATGACCGACGACACCGACTGGAGACACCGCGCTCGCGGCTACACCGTCGGTTATCTGCGCGGCGTCATCGATACCGTTCAGTGACCGCCGAGAGCGACATCGCGCGAACCGCTTCGGCCCGTTCTACCTGTAATTGGCCCACGATACACGGCCGTTTCTCGGTCCGTTTCGTCCACCGTCGGTCGTTCCGGAATCGGGAACAGACTGCCCCGATCACACCACCGCCCCGGGGAGGCCCCGTTGCCGAGAAATCGACGACCCGAGACGACTCGAGCCGTCTGTATGAACGAGTCGGACGATACTATCGAGACCGAAGGGGCACGCTCGAGGGCGATGACGCAGCCGTCCATCGACGGTCTCCGGTTGCACCACCAATTCAGCCGAACGAGAATATCCGTTCCGATCGGACCGACGCTGTCGTCGAACGGCGGATTTCGACTGTACTGTTCGTTGCATCGGATACGGTGAGAGCGGATTCGTGGATCCACGTTGAACGGACGTGCCGGGCGTTACTGACTGTCTCTCGGGATGCTCTCGATATTTCGTCCGGTATGGTCGGACAATCTGGAAACGGCCGCTATTTGGGCGAACGGCCAGTTATGTGGCCTCTCTCGATAATGGATGTACGATCATTATGGTTCGTTTACAGCTGTACCTACGTAAATACTAATCGCAGAATAGCCACTATCGGTGGTCCGGTCACGCCGGACGGTATCAGATAGAACTACGATCCGTCTCGGCACTGGGAGACCGATTCAACCGGACGGTTCGTCGCCGGGCCGACCGCCGAACCCACCCGAACCTACAAATAAACAAGCCGCAATGAATGGCGCAGATGACGAGAACGGACGACCACGAGATTGCCGTCCTCGAGACTGACGGCACTGGAGTCGGTGAGACACGTGCGGGGACAGCTCCTGTCGTTCCGCTAGTCGGTGGTTCGACGGCACAGATTCGGTACGTGGCCGACGCGCCGGTCGTCGAAATCGCTGTCGACGATCTGCAGGCTGACATCGACCGCGTTACCGGCCAGTTGCCGACCTGCGATTCCGGTCTCGACGATATCAGCGGACGAGCGATCGTCGTCGGGACCTACGGCGTCGACGACGCGTTCGACCGAACGGTCGACCAACTCGCGACCGACGACGAGTGCGACCACGGACTCGAGGCCCGCGAGAGTTACTTCCTCTGGGCGGGTTCAGGCGACGATGCGCCGTTCGGCGCGGACGACGCGCTGGTGATCGCGGGGAGCGATCCCCGCGGGACCGCCTACGGCGTCTACGAATTCGCCCGCCGGCTCGGCGTCTCGCCGTGGTACTGGTGGGCGGACGTCCCGACGCCCGAGCGCGACGCCGTCCGCGTTACGGCGGGCCTCGAGCGGGACGGACCGCCGTCGGTTCGGTACCGCGGGCTGTTCATCAACGACGAGGATTTCGGCTTTCGCGAGTGGGCCCAGCGGACGCACGACCCGCCGACGCCGGACGGAATCGGGCCGAAGACGTACGAGCGGGTGTTCGAACTCCTCCTCCGGCTCAAGGGGAATACGATCTGGCCGGCGATGCACGAGGGGACGCGAGCGTTCTACCGATATGAGGGCAATCGCGAGGCCGCCGAACGGTACAGCATCGTCGTCGGCACTTCCCACTGCGAGCCGATGCACCGAAACAATGTCGACGAGTGGGACGCGTCGACGGACGGCGAGTGGAACTACGAGACCAACGCCGAGCGGATCCGCGAGTACTGGGACGACCGCGTCGCCGAGGTCGCGGGCCACGAGAACGTGTTTACCGTCGGGATGCGCGGCATCCACGACTCCGGCATGCCCGGCGGCGACACCCGCGACGAGCGCGTCGCCCTCCTTCAGCGAGTGCTCGACGATCAGCGCGACATCCTCGAGGAACACCACGACGCGCCGGCCGAGTCCGTCCCGCAGATATTCTGCCCGTACAAGGAGGTCCTCGACCTCTACCGAAACGGCCTCGAGGTGCCCGACGACGTTTGTATCGTCTGGCCCGACGATAACTTCGGCTACCTCCGGCGCTTGCCGACCGACGAGGAACGATCGCGATCCGGCGGTCACGGCGTCTACTATCACCTTTCGTACTGGGGACGGCCGCACGACCACCAGTGGCTCTGTTCGGTTCCGCCGGCGCTGATCCGCGAGGAACTCCAGCGGGCGTACCGCCGCGACGTCGATCGGCTCTGGATCGCGAACGTCGGGGACATCAAGCCCGCGGAGACGGAGACGGAGTACTTCTTCGAGTTAGCCTGGGACGTCGAGGGCGTCGCGGCGCGATCGACGACCGACTGGCTTACCGAATGGGCCGCCCGAAAGTTCGGCCCGTCCCGCGCAGCCGACATCGCCGACGTGCTCGCGGAGTACTATCGGCTCGCGCTCGCTCGCAAACCGGAACACGTCGGCTGGAACTCGGTGTACCCCGACACCGAGAAGAACGAACCGACGTTCAGCGCGATCGACCACGGCGACGAGGCGCGGCGACGGCTCGAGGCGTACGAACGGATCGACGAGACGGCCGCGGCGATCCGCGAGGACCTCCCTGCGGAATCGCGGACGGCGTTTTTCCACCTCGTCGAGTACCCGATCCGCTGTGCGCGGGCGATGAACGAGCGCGCGCTCGAGGCGATGCGGAGTCGCCTCTACGCGGGACAGGGGCGCACGGGTGCGGAGACGTACGCGGACCGATCGCGGGCAGCCTTCGAGCGGATCGAGGCGGCGACGGAACGGTACAACGCCTCGTCGGACGGGAAGTGGCGCGGGATGATGTCCGCGAGTCCGCGGGATCTGCCGGTGTTCGATCCGCCCGCGACCGGGCACGTGACTGACGATCAGGGGCCGACGCTGGACGTCACCGTCGAGGGATCGGCGGGCGTCGCCGGTACCGGACTGCGGGATCGCCGGTTGCCGACGTTCGTGCAGGGCGTCGATCGACCCCGGTTCGTCGACTGCTACAACCGCGGCACGGGCACGATCGAGTGGTCGGCGACGGTCGACGACGAGTGGATCGATCTCGAGCGAACGGCTGGAATGTTCGACGAGGACGACCGGCTGTGGGTCACCGTCGATTGGGACGCCGCGCCCGATTCGGCGACGACCGGGCGGTTCCGGATCGAGGGTGCCGGACGGGAACTCGAGGTCGCGGTACCGATCCGACCGCGGGAGCAGCCGTCGCGATCGGCGGCGGCTGCTGACGGGAGCGAGTCGGGGTCGGCCGACGAACGGGCGCCGATCTTCGTTGAATCGAACGGTCGCGTCGCTATCGAGGCCGACCACCCGACGGCCGTCGAACAGGGAGACACACGCTGGGAACCGGTCGAG
This window harbors:
- a CDS encoding heavy metal translocating P-type ATPase gives rise to the protein MATRTTHLDITGMSCANCSATIQDTLESLDGVSEANANYATDEGSVTYDPDEVSLVALYDAIDDAGYGAVSETATIAIADMSCANCAETNEAALESTPGVVDAEVNYATDEAQVTYNPADASLADLYDAIEDAGYSPVREDDSDEESGRDARDAARQDEIRKQLRLTLFGAVLSAPFLFFLADRFLLAGSYVPGQVFGLEFGWLEFALAAPVQAVLGWQFYRNSYKALVKNKRANMDVLIALGSSTAFVYSVAVLLDLIAGDVYFDTAAFILVFITLGNYLEARSKGRAGEALRKLLEMEAETATIVREDGSEEEVPLEDVEVGDRMKVRPGEKIPTDGVVVDGQSAVDESMVTGESVPVEKEEGDEVVGSTINENGVLVVEATKVGSDTALQQIVQTVKDAQSRQPEIQNLADRISAYFVPAVIANALFWGTVWFLFPEALAGFVDWLPVWGQVAGGPAPAGGGVSVFEFAVVVFASAVLIACPCALGLATPAATMVGTTLGAQNGVLFKGGDVLERAKDVDTVVFDKTGTLTEGEMELTDVVVIGEDGTPLSDGGEAAPDGGQLAAQPQRSEDDVLRLAASAESGSEHPLARAIVEGAEERGLDVSDPDAFENVPGHGVRATVDGGEVLVGNRKLLRDEGIDPEPAAETMERLEKEGKTAMLVAYEGELVGVVADADTVKETADDAVAALRERGVDVMMITGDNERTARAVAERVGIDPENVRAEVLPEDKSDAVDRIQDEGRQAMMVGDGVNDAPALAVAHVGTAIGSGTDVAIEAADVTLMRDDPLDVVKAIRISDATLQKIKQNLVWALGYNTAMIPLASLGLLQPVLAAAAMAFSSVSVLTNSMLFRRYDPDRDYELLGRFR
- the aroE gene encoding shikimate dehydrogenase, encoding MDVYGIIGNPVEHSLSPPMHEAAFRERGIDAKYVTFEADPDRIEEAFRGAEALGIDGLTVTLPFKHDAFEFADPDVQIERVGAVNTIDFTESGPVGFNTDMTGTLRAFEHHDVDLEGARAVVVGAGGAARALAFGFEEAGADVQIANRTESKAHDLADEVPDATGHGLDELPGLMADADVVANATSVGLESDESVAPADAWHGDLVAFDAVYKPLETRFLQDAAAAGAQTIDGAWMLLFQGVDAFEIWTGEDAPLEAMNEALRDRLDDDSQQ
- a CDS encoding glycosyl hydrolase 115 family protein encodes the protein MTRTDDHEIAVLETDGTGVGETRAGTAPVVPLVGGSTAQIRYVADAPVVEIAVDDLQADIDRVTGQLPTCDSGLDDISGRAIVVGTYGVDDAFDRTVDQLATDDECDHGLEARESYFLWAGSGDDAPFGADDALVIAGSDPRGTAYGVYEFARRLGVSPWYWWADVPTPERDAVRVTAGLERDGPPSVRYRGLFINDEDFGFREWAQRTHDPPTPDGIGPKTYERVFELLLRLKGNTIWPAMHEGTRAFYRYEGNREAAERYSIVVGTSHCEPMHRNNVDEWDASTDGEWNYETNAERIREYWDDRVAEVAGHENVFTVGMRGIHDSGMPGGDTRDERVALLQRVLDDQRDILEEHHDAPAESVPQIFCPYKEVLDLYRNGLEVPDDVCIVWPDDNFGYLRRLPTDEERSRSGGHGVYYHLSYWGRPHDHQWLCSVPPALIREELQRAYRRDVDRLWIANVGDIKPAETETEYFFELAWDVEGVAARSTTDWLTEWAARKFGPSRAADIADVLAEYYRLALARKPEHVGWNSVYPDTEKNEPTFSAIDHGDEARRRLEAYERIDETAAAIREDLPAESRTAFFHLVEYPIRCARAMNERALEAMRSRLYAGQGRTGAETYADRSRAAFERIEAATERYNASSDGKWRGMMSASPRDLPVFDPPATGHVTDDQGPTLDVTVEGSAGVAGTGLRDRRLPTFVQGVDRPRFVDCYNRGTGTIEWSATVDDEWIDLERTAGMFDEDDRLWVTVDWDAAPDSATTGRFRIEGAGRELEVAVPIRPREQPSRSAAAADGSESGSADERAPIFVESNGRVAIEADHPTAVEQGDTRWEPVEGLSRTTGTAMVSRPVDGPHIDADAVHSRAARLEYDFVADAGDVRVEVQLLPTHGPTDGTPHRYAIGIDDAEPTVVDFDANGGEHDPQWQRNVLRSSVHSTTDHELDRAGRHTLSLYATDPAVVVDRVLVITDGEARRSYLGPLETRDRRLD
- a CDS encoding mannonate dehydratase, with the protein product MAPDTTIRVGVRTRSLAEPRLQYVRQLGATDIFVDHADVDEEPDEFNDRDAGATLAVGRDAIPSVADLEAAKDRVEAAGLTLIGIQSLPYSLYGDIMFDREGKEDALEQITTLVRNLGEADIPILGYQWNPRGVVPMRTGTAELRGGARGTAFDYDEIDDPDALAPGLDREYTEAEFWDNYEAFLETVLPVAEEAGVEMALHPVDPPVIESMCGIPRLCRSVENFEKAMDLVPSDNHSLKLCLGCFSQMGEDVTDVLRTFGERDQIGFIHFRDVVGAVPEFHETFVDEGNFDTTDVVETLDEIGYDGVVIPDHVPAMTDDTDWRHRARGYTVGYLRGVIDTVQ
- a CDS encoding universal stress protein, producing the protein MVDSNTTNRDRSRYQRGEDRGQSVSSIVVAVSEMDSDQIDNVSDVVAEVAGPAHATVHLVCPFSADEFETTITRLEYDAESPPEPDELAKRSQSVRDVATELRDPARNYGMPITVHGRISDDIGEAIVDIATEVTADRVVICGGNRSPTRKAIFGSTSQYALLNSPCPVTFVRDD
- a CDS encoding glycoside hydrolase family 88/105 protein, yielding MARERPLEELLPTVAEYTIDLDFEDFIQGERPMVLRGLLATDDDEHTEIAERYIDWAVRSQSSDGLMAYGSIDVVPEWDEHRIFRPIPDAGAVAVLALEAYENGGPESYLEACRRQFEYLHEDAPRSEDGGITHHMDDIELWIDAIYMMCPFMARYGQIADRPEAIDEAVDQILVHDKHLRDPHTDLYRHIWREQPNSYPDGSLWLRGNGWLATGVLDTLDYVPEDHPERDRLEELVTDHLLSMAEYQDASGFWHHLIDDDTMYLETSGTLQYAYAFTEAVDRGLLDEEYREVAEDAIGAAKTVVTPDGAVQRNAAMPGGPEAPQAINLYGQGWFLIAGKRVLEADLDV
- a CDS encoding AsnC family transcriptional regulator, with amino-acid sequence MRELDETDMEILSLLAENARRPFSEIGEQVGLSGPAVSDRVERLQEAGIINNFTIDVNRSQLRAGVPVLIQVELPVDSLEPARERVGDADGVEHVFVTAEGDLWFYARIEAQNVRTWLETLLDDVTVSDYAVTLVDRVEWTPSIDGVEFALSCAECGNTVDSEGETSRIDGEVYHFCCPSCLSRFEDRYQRLEEGA